ACTCCTCGGACAACCCCGGCATTTTCCGGAGCTTAGTGGATTTTGTTGCCTCCCTTGACAGTGTGCTGGAGGAGCACCTGAAGACAGCTACCGTTTTTAAGGGCACGTCAAAGACGATACAGAACGAGCTGTTGGACTGCATGCTGTCGGTGCTTAAGGATTACATCCTGGAGGAAGTAAAGAGTGCTGATTTTATCGCCATTCAAGCCGACGAGACGACTGACGTTTCCACCCACTGCCAGCTGGTGCTTGTGCTACGCTACATCGATGCTAACAGTAACATCCAAGAGCGTTTTTTCGAGTTCATTACGATCCAGAACGCAACCGCCGACAGCATCGCTATAACGCTGCTGGAGAGGCTCAGcattatgacatttttcccaaaatattatgactttttttaaatattatgatTTTGTTACTTataatattacgactttttttcttgagatataagttcctacatttcccagaatgccattcaataatcccagaggacacacagtatgtcaacgtcacaccactgcaaacaaagtgagtaaatgaataaaacacatccttaacttcagtaaaagtattaatcccacactgttaaaatgtaaagttaaaCATCTATATTATAAGTTTCTTCCTGAAATATTACggcttttttcttaaaatattacaacttttttccaAAAATATTTACTTTAAGATATAACTAAAGTACCTAATCTCAACAGCATTATTACTagagtacagtacttgagtaaatgtacttagttacattctggTGGTTTTTACTTGGAACAGATGAAATTAAGCTGGTTGTGGTCGTCTTTTTTGACCCACGTTCCCTCTCGGTCCATGGCTCCAGCCGTGGTGCAGTTGTCCCCAGGCTGGCCGGGGCCCCAGTTGTTGTAGCAGACCATCTCGTCAGTGACCCAGAACCAGAGGTCCAGAGTGCAGGTGTAGCGCAGTCCCAGCCACACGTAGGGAGTGGAGGCCATCTTGGCTCTCTCCTGGACCCAGAGCTGCTCCTCCATGTTGGTGATGGAGACAAGGTCACGATAGTGATCTCTGCAGTAGTATAACGCGTCCACCCAGGTCATGTTCTTCTTGATCAGGATCACTGAATCTCTCAGGGGAGAAGGGGAGTCAATCAGGGGCGGAGTCAACCAGTCCCCTGACTGATTAACTCCACCCCTGGCAAGTCGGCCTAAAAGATGCAGTTGAAAGTAAAATGTCAGCGGTCATCGTTCTATTTTTAATCTttcaagcagtttgttgtatttttgcaGAACTGAGACCactttatctgtttatttatcgtgAGTTATATCATTATCAAGATATTCAACAATGATAAACCTCATACCATAATTCttataataaactaataaataaagtaaatcatTAAACAGATGTAGATGTACAGTACCATTAGATAGACTTCTGATACACTCACCGTTGTAGCAGAAGAAGGGTTTGGTTTTATTACAGTCATCAGAGCTCCATTTTCCATCTGACGTAGTCATAGCACATGTCTTCTCAGAGTCATCATCATCAGGTTCTTCTTTATCCCAGAGTCTGAAAGAGAAATTGCTCCCATCTGACCAACTCCAGCTGTCTTTGAACAGGCCAATCCAGAAAGGTCCTACATTATTCTGGGACTGTCCTGTATTATTCAGGGACTGTCCTGTATTATTCTGGGACTGTCCTGTATTATTCAGGGACTGTCCTGTATTATTCAGGGACTGTCCTGTATTATTCTGGGACTGTCCTACATTATTCATGGACTGTCCTTCATTATTCTGGGACTGGGACTGTCCTGTATTATTCTGGGACTGTCCTTCATTATTCTGGGACTGTCCTACATTATTCAGGGACTGTCCTACATTATTCTGGGACTGTCCTACATTATTCAGGGACTGTCCTACATTATTCTGGACTGGGACTGTCCTACATTATTCTGGGACTGTCCTGTATTATTCAGGGACTGTCCTGTATTATTCTGGGACTGTCCTACATTATTCAGGGACTGTCCTACATTATTCTGGGACTGTCCTACATTATACAGGGACTGTCCTGTATTATTCGGGGGCTGTCCTACATTATTCAGGGACTGTCCTGCATTATTCTGGGACTGGGACTGTCCTACATTATTCAGGGACTGTCCTACATTATTCTGGGACTGTCCTACATTATTCAGGGACTGTCCTACATTATTCTGGGACTGTCCTACATTATTCAGGGACTGTCCTACATTATTCAGGGACTGTCCTACATTATTCAGGGACTGTCCTACATTATTCTGGGACTGGGACTGTCCTGTATTATTCTGGGACTGTCCTACATTATTCAGGGACTGTCCTACATTATTCTGGGACTGTCCTACATTATTCAGGGACTGTCCTACATTATTCAGGGACTGTCCTACATTATTCTGGGACTGTCCTACATTATTCTGGGACTGTCCTACATTATTCTGGGGCTTTCCTACATTATTCAGGGACTGTCCTACATTATTCTGGGACTGTCCTACATTATTCTGGGACTGGGACTGTCCTGTATTATTCTGGGACTGTCCTACATTATTCTGGGACTGTCCTGTATTATTCTGGGACTGTCCTGTATTATTCTGGGACTGTCCTGTATTATTCTGGGACTGTCCTACATTATTCTGGGACTGTCCTACATTATTCAGGGACTGTCCTGTATTATTCTGGGACTGTCCTGTATTATTCTGGGACTGTCCTACATTATTCAGGGACTGTCCTACATTATTCTGGGACTGTCCTACATTATTCTGGGACTGTCCTACATTATTCTGGGACTGTCCTGTATTATTCTGGGACTGTCCTGTATTATTCTGGGACTGTCCTACATTATTCTGGGACTGGTTTGAATCATTCTGGCGCTGTGTCTTGAAGTCTTCTAGCTGTTGGACTCCACTGATCAGGTCAGTGTAATTTTCTCTGCAGAACCTCTGAGCCTCTAGCCAGGTCTTCTCATCGTTACTGATATAAAATGTTTTGCCGGATTTCTTATGTTCTGTGGAACATacacacaattttttttgttatttagtcTCATAAAATCCTACATTGTTatgtcaaaacaaaaatgtgataTTAATTCAGAGACTGTCCTCTACAGAAGAACTCCCCCATaagtggtttgttccagcatcattctgacctatatttatgtttgttaCGTCACGTTCTGAGTCAcgtggtaaccttcaggaagtgaagtcacgtcttcacaacgttaacgatgtgtttaaaaccgcgactgttaccttctctggtttaaaTATGAGGACGGAGAACTCTGCTGTGGGTCAGATTAGAGGGGGGGGAACAAaagtcagaactactacggccactagagggcgccgtctctacaaacataaatataggtcagaatgatgctggaacaaaccacttCTGGGGGAGTTTTTCAGGGGAGAACAGACTCTATGCACCACATATTCTCACCTTCATAGCAGATAAATTTATATCTTTTAGTACAAGAGTCGTCATTCCATGTGTCATCCTGCATCCTGACACAGTTCTCCTGATTGCCTAAATTATCTGGCTGTCTTGGAGACCATTCACTCTCAGTCTCGTTGAACTCCACCCCTGACTGAGACCAGCGCCACAcagtgtttgttgtgttgttttgcaGCCCAATCCAGGCTCCACCTTGATACTGTTCAGTCGTGGAGTTAAGGAgtctctgcatgtctgtctggttAGACACTGTGGCCAGGTCAGTGTGGTTCTTTCTGCAATAATCCTTGGCTGCTTTCCAGGTCATATTCTCTCCAATGAAGTGGTAGTCACACAGCTGACCCCCAATGGAGGAACACTGACCTGATAACAGAGAAGAAACTGCAGCGATGGAGTTGAGAGCTAGACAAGCATCTGTTCATTAAAAGGTTACATTTGTCAACTTACgttgttaaaaaaatgtggtccactaacagaaacaaaataaaaaagatcctttttttaaatataaaagcaTCCGCCAAATTGctttcgctaaacccaccagactccatgtaaataataagtaatttaagcattgtaaaacacacttcattcaaagtggacagaaacaaaataaaacgaTCAAAGTCCGTCTTGGTTCTGGttgggttgaaataaacccttaattcacccatttacatgtggagatatgctggctctatacacgctaaaagtcctgattatttacatggagtctggtgggtttggtgaccaTATTCTTAACTGAAATGTGAGTTGGAGTTGATGAGGAGTGAGCTGTCCAGATGATCCACTTACCCATCACAATCAACACCAACAGACTCCACTGCATCTTCACCCTGTTAGATGATAATAAACAGTTATTTTTGGTATGAAATCAGGATTATTTTACACCATTACTCACTGActttaggaaaagatgttgcatttactgaagttacaacacacacacacacacacacacacacacacacacacacacacacgcacacacagagacacacacacatacacacagagacacacacacacacatacacatacacacagagagacacacagagacacacacacacacacacacacacacagagacacacacacacatacacatacacacagagagacacacagagacacacacacacacacagagacacacacacacacacacacacacacatacacacagagacacacacacatacacacagagacacacacagagacacacacacatacacacagagacacacacagagacacacacacagagagacacacacacatacacacagagacacacacacacacacacacacacacacacacacacagagacacacacacacacacacgtcaacaGTGTAACACTATATATATTACTAGATATTTGCACTCATATACGTTTCCTGTTGGACTTTGTGaatttgtgttaaaataatgttagagtaaataatatgaaaattatattcaaatgttggcggagtgagaaacagacagaagaacAGCCTGTCTTTATGTTTAGGGAGACAGTTTATAACCCAGTCCCTCAGGATGCAAATCAGAGATTTAACTATTCATCACATTCAGCTGCATCttaaagggggagagagagagagagagagagagagagagagagagagagagagagggagagagag
This sequence is a window from Sander lucioperca isolate FBNREF2018 chromosome 11, SLUC_FBN_1.2, whole genome shotgun sequence. Protein-coding genes within it:
- the LOC116067620 gene encoding C-type mannose receptor 2-like, which encodes MNNVGQSQNNTGQSLNNTGQSLNNTGQSQNNTGQSLNNTGQSQNNVGPFWIGLFKDSWSWSDGSNFSFRLWDKEEPDDDDSEKTCAMTTSDGKWSSDDCNKTKPFFCYNDSVILIKKNMTWVDALYYCRDHYRDLVSITNMEEQLWVQERAKMASTPYVWLGLRYTCTLDLWFWVTDEMVCYNNWGPGQPGDNCTTAGAMDREGTWVKKDDHNQLNFICSK
- the LOC118496284 gene encoding uncharacterized protein DDB_G0290685-like, whose protein sequence is MQRLLNSTTEQYQGGAWIGLQNNTTNTVWRWSQSGVEFNETESEWSPRQPDNLGNQENCVRMQDDTWNDDSCTKRYKFICYEEHKKSGKTFYISNDEKTWLEAQRFCRENYTDLISGVQQLEDFKTQRQNDSNQSQNNVGQSQNNTGQSQNNTGQSQNNVGQSQNNVGQSQNNVGQSLNNVGQSQNNTGQSQNNTGQSLNNVGQSQNNVGQSQNNTGQSQNNTGQSQNNTGQSQNNVGQSQNNTGQSQSQNNVGQSQNNVGQSLNNVGKPQNNVGQSQNNVGQSQNNVGQSLNNVGQSLNNVGQSQNNVGQSLNNVGQSQNNTGQSQSQNNVGQSLNNVGQSLNNVGQSLNNVGQSQNNVGQSLNNVGQSQNNVGQSLNNVGQSQSQNNAGQSLNNVGQPPNNTGQSLYNVGQSQNNVGQSLNNVGQSQNNTGQSLNNTGQSQNNVGQSQSRIM